One segment of Comamonas thiooxydans DNA contains the following:
- a CDS encoding flavin reductase family protein codes for MNSALPTSVLRSALPFSQREFRDALGQFATGVTIITARSAEGHAVGSTVSSFNALSLAPSLVLWSLGLKANSLPVFRHSTHYAIHVLAASQKPLAELFARKGADRFSHTQHHDSEHGVPLLEGCSAVFECRNLRQHEEGDHLLFIGEVERCEHHADRAPLLYHSGHMHAHGFVR; via the coding sequence GTGAACTCCGCCTTGCCTACCTCCGTCTTGCGTTCGGCCTTGCCTTTCTCGCAGCGCGAATTTCGCGATGCGCTGGGGCAATTTGCCACCGGCGTGACCATCATCACGGCGCGCAGTGCAGAGGGCCATGCGGTGGGCTCCACGGTCAGCTCCTTCAATGCACTGTCGCTGGCGCCCTCGCTGGTGCTCTGGAGCCTGGGTCTGAAGGCCAATTCCCTGCCTGTGTTCCGCCACAGCACCCACTACGCGATCCATGTGCTGGCGGCTTCGCAAAAGCCGCTGGCCGAGCTGTTTGCACGCAAGGGCGCGGACCGTTTCAGCCATACGCAGCACCATGACTCCGAGCATGGCGTGCCGCTGCTCGAGGGCTGCAGCGCGGTCTTCGAGTGCCGCAATCTGCGCCAGCATGAGGAAGGCGACCATCTGCTCTTCATCGGCGAGGTGGAACGCTGCGAGCACCATGCCGACCGCGCGCCGCTGCTCTACCACTCGGGCCACATGCACGCCCACGGCTTCGTCAGGTAG
- a CDS encoding TauD/TfdA family dioxygenase, which yields MIDCEDRPAHTQLKVAAASRTGIELRRISPAIGVEVSGIDLRQPMSEEQARELRQALVAHKVLVFREQNITPAQHVAFARRFGELELHPVFPHHPDHAELVLLGGNSKIPGTENVYHTDVSWRETPSMASVLRCVECPEVGGDTVWINMEQAYEQLPEMRKQQIAGLHAVHDILPSFGARMTPAQQAQARGKYPPVVHPVVRTHPESGKKILYVNETFVTHFANFSSNFDSFRSANEIHAQQQDLMNYLLRQPAILEYQMRLRWEPNTIAMWDNRSTQHYAIQDYFPAVRRMHRATVVGDKPF from the coding sequence ATGATCGATTGCGAAGACAGGCCGGCCCATACCCAGCTCAAGGTGGCCGCGGCAAGCAGGACGGGTATCGAGCTCAGGCGCATTTCTCCCGCCATAGGCGTGGAGGTCTCGGGCATAGACCTGCGCCAGCCCATGAGCGAGGAGCAGGCGCGCGAGCTGCGCCAGGCGCTGGTGGCGCACAAGGTGCTGGTGTTTCGCGAGCAGAACATCACGCCTGCCCAGCATGTGGCGTTTGCGCGCCGCTTCGGCGAGCTGGAGCTGCATCCGGTATTTCCCCATCACCCCGACCATGCCGAACTGGTGCTGCTGGGCGGCAACAGCAAGATCCCAGGCACCGAGAACGTCTATCACACCGATGTCTCCTGGCGCGAGACGCCTTCCATGGCCTCGGTGCTGCGCTGCGTGGAATGCCCCGAGGTCGGCGGCGACACGGTCTGGATCAATATGGAGCAGGCCTACGAGCAGCTGCCCGAGATGCGCAAGCAGCAGATCGCCGGCCTGCATGCCGTGCATGACATCCTGCCCTCGTTCGGTGCGCGCATGACGCCCGCACAGCAGGCTCAGGCGCGTGGCAAATACCCGCCCGTAGTGCACCCGGTGGTGCGCACCCACCCCGAAAGCGGCAAGAAGATTCTCTACGTCAACGAGACCTTCGTCACGCACTTTGCCAACTTCAGCTCGAACTTCGACAGCTTCCGCTCGGCCAACGAAATTCATGCCCAGCAGCAGGATCTGATGAACTATCTGCTGCGCCAGCCCGCGATTCTGGAATACCAGATGCGTCTGCGCTGGGAGCCCAACACCATCGCCATGTGGGACAACCGCTCCACCCAGCATTACGCGATTCAGGACTATTTCCCGGCCGTGCGCCGCATGCACCGCGCCACGGTCGTGGGCGACAAACCGTTCTGA
- the gorA gene encoding glutathione-disulfide reductase, whose product MQQQDFDYDFLVIGGGSGGVRASRVAAGLGARVAVVEAAQLGGTCVNVGCIPKKLLSHAAHFSQLAEEARGFGWQLEQPRFDWPTLIANKDREIERLNGVYGRMLAGAGITLIHGRAALSGPHSVRVNDQTIHARHILIATGGTPSLPDIPGVEHAISSDEAFHLPHLPRRVVVVGGGYIAVEFASIFNGLGAETTLLHRRQQLLRGFDADLGLHLGQEMAQLGVNFRWGEEIQAISKQADGLHLQLKSGEQLVVDCVMYATGRVPLIEGLGLEAAGVKVNDKGAIEVDQHFCSNVPSIHAVGDVVDRMALTPVALAEGTVLAHHLFGQGGKSAPDYELVPTAVFSHPQVGTVGLSEEVARERFGAVQVFQSGFRPLTNRMGAEPENVFLKLIVSKADQRVRGVHMVGEGAGELMQGFAVALQCGATKQQFDATIGIHPTVAEELVTMREPVRE is encoded by the coding sequence ATGCAGCAACAAGACTTTGATTACGACTTTCTGGTCATAGGCGGTGGCTCGGGCGGCGTGCGCGCCAGCCGTGTGGCTGCCGGCCTGGGGGCCCGTGTGGCGGTGGTGGAAGCTGCCCAATTGGGCGGTACCTGCGTCAACGTGGGCTGCATCCCCAAGAAGCTGCTCAGCCATGCCGCGCACTTCAGCCAGCTGGCCGAGGAGGCCCGGGGCTTTGGCTGGCAGCTGGAGCAGCCGCGCTTCGACTGGCCCACGCTGATTGCCAACAAGGACCGCGAAATCGAGCGCCTGAACGGCGTCTACGGCCGCATGCTGGCCGGTGCAGGCATTACCCTTATCCACGGTCGTGCGGCGCTCTCGGGGCCGCATAGCGTGCGGGTGAACGACCAGACCATCCATGCCCGCCATATCCTGATTGCAACGGGCGGAACGCCCAGCCTGCCCGATATTCCTGGCGTGGAGCATGCCATCAGCTCTGACGAGGCCTTCCATCTGCCGCATCTACCCAGGCGGGTGGTGGTCGTGGGCGGAGGCTATATCGCCGTGGAGTTCGCCTCCATCTTCAATGGCCTGGGCGCCGAGACGACCCTGCTGCACCGCCGCCAGCAACTGCTGCGCGGCTTTGATGCAGACCTGGGTCTGCATCTGGGCCAGGAGATGGCTCAGCTGGGTGTGAACTTTCGCTGGGGCGAAGAAATCCAGGCCATCAGCAAGCAGGCGGACGGCCTGCATCTGCAGCTCAAGAGCGGCGAGCAATTGGTCGTGGATTGCGTGATGTACGCCACGGGTCGCGTGCCCCTGATCGAAGGCCTGGGACTGGAGGCTGCGGGTGTCAAGGTCAACGACAAGGGGGCCATCGAGGTGGATCAGCATTTCTGCAGCAACGTACCCTCCATCCATGCTGTGGGTGATGTGGTCGATCGCATGGCTCTGACACCCGTGGCGCTGGCCGAGGGGACGGTGCTCGCCCATCATCTGTTCGGCCAGGGCGGCAAGAGCGCTCCCGACTATGAGCTGGTGCCGACGGCGGTGTTTTCCCATCCGCAGGTGGGCACCGTGGGCCTGTCGGAGGAGGTGGCGCGAGAGCGCTTCGGCGCGGTGCAGGTCTTCCAGTCCGGCTTCAGGCCGCTGACCAACCGCATGGGGGCCGAGCCCGAGAATGTCTTCCTCAAGCTCATCGTCTCCAAGGCCGACCAGCGCGTGCGCGGCGTGCATATGGTGGGCGAGGGCGCGGGCGAGCTGATGCAGGGCTTTGCCGTGGCGCTGCAATGCGGCGCGACCAAGCAGCAGTTCGATGCGACCATAGGCATACACCCGACCGTGGCCGAGGAGCTGGTGACCATGCGGGAGCCGGTGCGCGAATGA
- the minE gene encoding cell division topological specificity factor MinE — MSMLSFLLGEKKKSASVAKERLQIILARERVGGESGKPDYLPALQKELMAVISKYVDINPNDIKVQLERQENLEVLEVKIELPDAARG; from the coding sequence ATGTCCATGTTGTCGTTTCTGCTCGGAGAGAAGAAGAAGTCCGCCTCGGTCGCCAAGGAGCGACTGCAGATCATTCTCGCGCGCGAGCGCGTGGGCGGCGAAAGCGGAAAGCCCGACTATCTGCCTGCCCTGCAAAAAGAGCTGATGGCCGTGATTTCCAAGTATGTGGACATCAACCCCAATGACATCAAGGTACAGCTGGAGCGCCAGGAAAACCTTGAGGTTCTGGAAGTCAAGATCGAGCTGCCGGACGCCGCGCGCGGCTGA
- the minD gene encoding septum site-determining protein MinD translates to MAKIVVVTSGKGGVGKTTTSASFASGLALRGHKTAVIDFDVGLRNLDLIMGCERRVVYDLINVIQGEANLNQALIKDKQCENLFVLAASQTRDKEALTQEGVKKVLDDLSAMDFEFIICDSPAGIESGALMAMHYAEEALVVTNPEVSSVRDSDRILGMLSSKTERAAKGERIKEHLLITRYNPNRVEDGQMLSLEDIQDILRIELIGVIPESETVLQASNQGIPAVHMQGTDVAEAYQDVVARFLGEEKPMRFTEAVKPGFFKRMFGGR, encoded by the coding sequence ATGGCCAAAATCGTCGTCGTGACCTCTGGCAAAGGCGGTGTCGGCAAGACCACCACCAGCGCCAGCTTCGCATCCGGCCTCGCACTGCGCGGCCACAAGACCGCAGTGATTGACTTCGATGTGGGTCTGCGCAATCTCGATCTGATCATGGGCTGCGAACGCCGCGTGGTCTATGACCTCATCAATGTCATCCAGGGCGAAGCCAATCTGAACCAGGCCCTGATCAAGGACAAGCAGTGCGAAAACCTGTTCGTGCTGGCCGCTTCGCAGACCCGAGACAAGGAAGCCCTCACGCAGGAAGGCGTGAAGAAGGTGCTGGACGATCTGTCCGCCATGGACTTCGAGTTCATCATCTGCGACTCGCCCGCCGGCATTGAAAGCGGTGCACTGATGGCCATGCACTATGCCGAAGAGGCCCTGGTGGTGACCAACCCCGAAGTCTCGTCGGTGCGTGACTCGGACCGTATTCTGGGCATGCTCAGCTCCAAGACGGAGCGTGCGGCCAAGGGCGAGCGCATCAAGGAACATCTGCTGATCACGCGCTACAACCCCAATCGCGTGGAAGACGGCCAGATGCTGTCGCTGGAGGACATCCAGGACATTCTGCGCATCGAGCTGATCGGCGTGATCCCCGAATCCGAAACCGTGCTCCAGGCCTCCAACCAGGGCATTCCCGCCGTGCACATGCAAGGCACGGATGTGGCAGAGGCCTATCAGGACGTGGTGGCCCGATTCCTGGGCGAAGAAAAACCCATGCGCTTTACCGAAGCCGTCAAACCCGGTTTCTTCAAGCGCATGTTTGGCGGGAGGTAA
- the minC gene encoding septum site-determining protein MinC, whose product MSVESTGAERPSFDLKSAQLPVLSVVLRSTDMQALAQDLARRLADDPDFFDNDPVLIDLSQVREAEEEIDFPALIEALRNHRTVPVAVRSGSEAQMEAAKALGLSAAPDAMPTRRAEPEIHEIIREVEVEVPAPLADAVIVDRPLRSGQRVYAKGTDIVVLDMVSYGAEVIADGNVHVYAPLRGRAVAGASGNTSARIFSTCMEAQLLSIAGIYRTIETDLPKDVAGKAAKVRLEGERIVIEPV is encoded by the coding sequence ATGTCTGTTGAATCGACCGGCGCCGAGCGCCCCAGCTTTGACCTCAAGAGCGCACAACTGCCGGTGCTTTCCGTGGTACTTCGCAGCACCGACATGCAGGCGCTGGCCCAGGATCTGGCCCGCCGTCTTGCCGACGACCCGGACTTCTTCGACAACGACCCCGTGCTGATCGACCTCAGCCAGGTGCGCGAAGCAGAGGAAGAAATCGACTTCCCGGCCCTGATCGAGGCCCTGCGCAACCACCGCACAGTGCCCGTTGCCGTGCGCAGCGGCAGCGAGGCCCAGATGGAAGCAGCCAAGGCCCTTGGTCTGAGCGCAGCCCCCGATGCCATGCCGACGCGCCGCGCCGAGCCGGAAATCCACGAAATCATTCGCGAAGTGGAGGTCGAGGTGCCTGCTCCGCTGGCCGATGCCGTCATCGTGGACCGGCCGCTGCGCTCGGGCCAGCGCGTCTACGCCAAAGGCACCGACATTGTGGTTCTGGACATGGTCAGCTATGGTGCCGAGGTGATTGCCGACGGCAACGTCCATGTCTATGCGCCGCTGCGCGGCCGCGCCGTGGCCGGGGCCAGCGGCAATACCAGCGCAAGAATTTTTAGCACTTGCATGGAGGCGCAACTGCTTTCCATCGCAGGTATCTACCGCACAATTGAAACCGATCTCCCCAAGGACGTCGCCGGCAAAGCCGCCAAGGTGCGCCTGGAGGGAGAAAGAATCGTTATCGAGCCGGTATGA
- a CDS encoding enoyl-CoA hydratase/isomerase family protein produces the protein MSPELLIQGACASITLRRPEVANKLLPEDLLVLRRQIDEVNASPVVLVLTLQAVGKHFCSGYDIGEIANSQNEGSSFGEMVDAVENCRPVTIAAIQGGVFGGATDMALACDFRVGGANSQMFMPAARLGLHFYGSGLERYVTRLGLDTAKRLFLTCEKLQAQAMKDCGFLTDLVDGTDICERVAQLQTTLSGMAPLALLGMKKHLNAIARGVHDRASIDAAVQATIESADLKEGGAAWREKRAARFQGH, from the coding sequence ATGTCTCCAGAGCTTTTGATCCAGGGCGCCTGTGCCAGCATCACCTTGCGCCGACCCGAAGTTGCCAACAAACTGCTGCCCGAAGACCTGCTCGTGCTGCGCCGTCAGATCGATGAGGTCAACGCCAGCCCTGTGGTGCTGGTGCTGACGCTGCAGGCGGTGGGCAAGCATTTCTGTAGCGGCTACGACATTGGCGAGATTGCCAACAGCCAGAACGAGGGCAGCTCCTTCGGCGAAATGGTGGATGCCGTGGAAAACTGCCGCCCCGTGACCATTGCCGCCATTCAGGGCGGGGTGTTTGGCGGGGCTACCGATATGGCGCTGGCCTGCGATTTCCGCGTCGGCGGTGCCAACAGTCAGATGTTCATGCCCGCCGCGCGGCTGGGTCTGCATTTCTATGGCTCGGGCCTGGAGCGCTATGTGACCCGGCTGGGCCTGGATACGGCCAAGCGCCTGTTTCTGACCTGCGAAAAGCTGCAGGCCCAGGCCATGAAGGACTGCGGCTTTCTGACCGATCTGGTGGACGGCACCGATATCTGCGAGCGCGTGGCGCAGCTGCAGACCACGCTGTCAGGCATGGCGCCGCTGGCCTTGCTGGGCATGAAGAAACACCTCAACGCCATTGCCCGTGGCGTGCATGACAGGGCCAGTATCGATGCCGCCGTGCAGGCCACCATCGAGTCAGCCGATCTGAAGGAGGGCGGTGCGGCCTGGCGCGAAAAAAGAGCCGCCCGCTTTCAGGGACACTGA
- a CDS encoding acetoacetate--CoA ligase, producing the protein MSSAPQHPAPYIPQIRLYQNWLRETRGLSFADYDALWRWSTSDLDAFWQSIWDYFDLQSPTPHSAVLAKNTMPGAQWFPGAQVNYVQQVLRHVQPAHAAGMPAVISRNERGLQRELSWPELQGQVAALALHLRAQGVAKGDRVAAYLPNIPEAIVAFLACASLGAIWSICAPDMGTHAVLDRFKQIAPKALIAVDGVHYAGKDIDRREVLQELRQGLPSVQHVVLVPNLNTSIKIADTADYISVTSRNDAETAAFTPEWLPFDHPLWIVYSSGTTGLPKPIVHGHGGMVLVALQLKALHNDIGCSYEPNSWGERYHWYSSTGWVMWNAQVSGLLGGTSCVIFDGSPGGSKDKPDWGTLWRFAAETGVTSFGSGAAFYANCMKAGLELSSCGDLSRIRGLGSTGSPLSAEVQQWGTEQFRKIRQTNGAGPSQAEKAPLGELGGDIWWNNLSGGTDFAGAFIGGNRDLPLVPGVMQCRQLGAAVEAWNEQGQPVMDEVGELVCTQPIPSMPLFLWGDTDGKRYLSSYFDMYPAGHGRQPGGGDGPQEMGPVWRHGDWIRLLGEGGCIIYGRSDATINRHGLRMGTSEIYSAVEALPEVLDSMVVDLEYLGKDSYMPLFVALRPGAELDTALRERINKAIRSALSPRFVPDDIFAVAEIPRTLSGKKQELPIKKLLLGQPLAKVVNKDAMANPGCLDWYEGFAREYLARAEAGTVS; encoded by the coding sequence ATGTCCTCCGCCCCCCAACACCCCGCCCCCTACATTCCCCAGATCCGGCTGTACCAGAACTGGCTGCGTGAAACGCGTGGCCTGAGCTTCGCCGACTACGACGCGCTGTGGCGCTGGTCGACCAGCGATCTCGATGCCTTCTGGCAAAGCATCTGGGATTACTTCGACCTGCAGTCGCCCACGCCGCACAGCGCGGTGCTGGCCAAGAACACCATGCCCGGCGCACAGTGGTTCCCGGGCGCGCAGGTGAACTATGTGCAGCAGGTGCTGCGCCATGTCCAGCCGGCCCATGCCGCCGGCATGCCGGCCGTCATCAGCCGCAACGAGCGGGGCCTACAGCGCGAGCTGAGCTGGCCCGAGCTGCAGGGCCAGGTGGCGGCCCTGGCCCTGCATCTGCGTGCCCAGGGCGTCGCCAAGGGCGACCGCGTCGCGGCCTATCTGCCCAATATTCCCGAGGCCATCGTCGCCTTTCTGGCCTGCGCCAGCCTGGGCGCCATCTGGAGCATCTGCGCGCCCGATATGGGCACCCATGCCGTGCTCGACCGCTTCAAGCAGATAGCGCCCAAGGCGCTGATCGCCGTGGACGGCGTGCATTACGCAGGCAAGGACATAGACCGCCGCGAGGTCCTGCAGGAGCTGCGCCAAGGCCTGCCCAGCGTGCAACACGTGGTGCTGGTGCCCAATCTGAATACTTCGATAAAGATAGCTGACACCGCAGACTACATCAGCGTTACTTCGCGAAATGATGCAGAAACGGCAGCCTTCACACCAGAGTGGCTGCCCTTCGATCACCCACTGTGGATCGTCTACTCCAGCGGCACCACGGGCCTGCCCAAGCCCATAGTCCACGGCCATGGCGGCATGGTGCTGGTGGCCTTGCAGCTCAAGGCCCTGCACAACGACATCGGCTGCAGCTACGAGCCCAATAGCTGGGGCGAACGCTACCACTGGTACAGCTCCACGGGCTGGGTGATGTGGAATGCCCAGGTCTCGGGCCTGCTGGGCGGCACGAGCTGCGTGATCTTCGACGGCAGCCCCGGCGGCAGCAAGGACAAGCCCGACTGGGGCACGCTGTGGCGCTTTGCGGCCGAGACCGGCGTGACCAGCTTTGGCTCGGGCGCGGCCTTCTATGCCAACTGCATGAAAGCCGGCCTTGAGCTGTCCAGCTGCGGCGACCTGTCACGCATACGCGGGCTGGGCAGCACGGGCTCGCCGCTGTCTGCCGAGGTGCAGCAGTGGGGCACGGAGCAGTTCCGCAAGATCCGGCAGACGAACGGCGCAGGGCCGTCCCAGGCCGAAAAGGCCCCCTTGGGAGAGCTTGGGGGCGACATCTGGTGGAACAACCTGTCGGGCGGCACCGACTTCGCGGGGGCCTTCATCGGCGGCAACCGCGATCTACCGCTGGTGCCCGGCGTCATGCAATGCCGTCAGCTGGGCGCTGCCGTCGAGGCCTGGAACGAGCAGGGCCAGCCCGTGATGGACGAGGTCGGCGAGCTGGTCTGCACCCAGCCCATTCCATCCATGCCGCTGTTCCTGTGGGGAGACACGGACGGGAAAAGATACCTTTCCAGCTATTTCGACATGTATCCCGCCGGTCATGGCCGCCAACCCGGTGGCGGTGACGGCCCGCAAGAGATGGGACCGGTCTGGCGTCATGGCGACTGGATCAGGCTGCTCGGCGAGGGCGGCTGCATCATCTACGGCCGCAGCGACGCCACCATCAACCGCCATGGCCTGCGCATGGGCACCAGCGAGATCTACAGCGCCGTCGAGGCCCTGCCCGAGGTGCTGGACAGCATGGTGGTGGATCTCGAATATCTGGGCAAGGACAGCTATATGCCGCTGTTTGTGGCCCTGCGTCCGGGCGCGGAGCTGGATACGGCCCTGCGCGAGCGCATCAACAAGGCTATCCGCTCGGCGCTGTCGCCCCGCTTTGTGCCCGACGATATCTTCGCCGTGGCCGAGATACCGCGCACGCTCAGCGGCAAAAAGCAGGAGCTGCCCATCAAGAAGCTGCTGCTGGGCCAGCCGCTGGCCAAGGTGGTCAACAAGGACGCCATGGCCAACCCAGGCTGCCTGGACTGGTACGAGGGCTTTGCCAGGGAATACCTGGCCAGGGCCGAAGCAGGCACGGTGTCCTGA
- a CDS encoding radical SAM protein: protein MSALPTRVLAVIPPMTQLNTPYPSTAYLTGFLRSRGITAMQEDLALALVLQLLSPDGLRAVAERIRSLPVGKHTPAVQSFVAQQERYLATIAPTIAFLQGRDSTLAHRIVGRHFLPEGPRFATLEVYEDEEGGDPLGWAFGALGLQDKAKHLATLYLNDLADVLRDAVDERFEFVRYAESLAGSQPSFDPLANALAAEPNLVDEVLERLTLEAVERHQPTVVLLSVPFPGAVYAAFRIAQTIKKHHPQIALVLGGGFVNTELRELAEPRVFDYFDFVTLDAGERPLLALLEHLRGERGKSRLVRTFVRGSDDEGGKVQYINMMESDIAFAEVGTPTWDGLPLDRYLSLLDMLNPMHRLWSDGRWNKLTVAHGCYWKKCSFCDVSLDYIGRYEGASAAVLADRIEAIVAETGQTGFHFVDEAAPPKALKALSQELIARNAGISWWGNVRFEKTFTPELADLMADSGCIAISGGLEVASDRLLALMKKGVTVDQVARVTKAFSEAGILVHAYLMYGFPTQTVQDTVDALEYVRQLFLNGCIQSGFFHRFSCTVHSPVGLNPEEYGIELPPLPEGNFAKNDRPFIDPTGVDHDALGAALKKAIYNFMHGIALEEDVRMWFPFKVPKPTVKRDRIARALQQKQ from the coding sequence ATGTCCGCTTTGCCCACCCGCGTGCTGGCCGTCATTCCGCCGATGACGCAGCTCAACACTCCCTACCCCTCCACGGCCTATCTGACCGGCTTTCTGCGTTCGCGCGGCATCACCGCCATGCAGGAAGACCTGGCACTGGCCCTGGTGCTGCAGCTGCTCTCGCCCGATGGCCTGCGCGCCGTGGCTGAGCGTATCCGGAGCCTGCCGGTCGGCAAGCACACGCCTGCCGTCCAGTCCTTTGTCGCGCAGCAGGAGCGCTATCTGGCCACGATTGCGCCCACGATTGCGTTTTTGCAGGGGCGAGACTCCACGCTGGCCCACCGCATCGTGGGGCGCCACTTTCTGCCCGAAGGCCCGCGCTTTGCCACGCTCGAAGTGTATGAGGACGAGGAAGGCGGCGATCCGCTGGGCTGGGCTTTTGGCGCTTTAGGCCTGCAAGACAAGGCCAAGCATCTGGCCACGCTGTACCTCAACGATCTGGCCGATGTGCTGCGCGATGCCGTGGACGAGCGCTTCGAGTTCGTGCGCTATGCCGAGTCGCTGGCCGGCAGCCAGCCCAGCTTCGATCCGCTGGCCAATGCCCTCGCGGCAGAGCCCAATCTGGTCGACGAGGTGCTGGAGCGCCTGACGCTGGAGGCCGTGGAGCGCCACCAGCCCACGGTGGTGCTGCTGTCCGTACCTTTTCCCGGTGCGGTGTATGCGGCGTTTCGCATTGCCCAGACCATCAAAAAGCACCATCCCCAGATTGCCCTCGTGCTGGGCGGCGGCTTCGTCAACACCGAGCTGCGCGAGCTGGCTGAGCCGCGCGTCTTCGACTACTTCGACTTCGTGACGCTGGATGCGGGCGAACGCCCGCTGCTAGCGCTGCTCGAGCACCTGCGCGGCGAGCGCGGCAAATCGCGCCTGGTGCGCACTTTTGTGCGCGGCAGTGATGACGAAGGTGGCAAGGTCCAGTACATCAACATGATGGAATCCGACATCGCGTTTGCCGAGGTCGGCACGCCCACCTGGGACGGCCTGCCGCTGGACCGATACCTGTCGCTGCTGGACATGCTCAACCCCATGCACCGTCTGTGGAGCGACGGGCGCTGGAACAAGCTCACCGTGGCCCATGGCTGCTACTGGAAGAAGTGCAGCTTTTGCGATGTGAGCCTGGACTATATCGGCCGCTACGAGGGCGCCAGCGCTGCCGTGCTGGCCGACCGCATCGAGGCCATCGTCGCCGAGACCGGCCAGACCGGCTTTCACTTTGTCGATGAAGCCGCGCCGCCCAAGGCGCTCAAGGCGCTGTCGCAGGAGCTGATTGCGCGCAACGCCGGCATCTCCTGGTGGGGCAATGTGCGCTTTGAGAAGACCTTCACGCCCGAGCTGGCCGATCTGATGGCCGACAGCGGCTGCATCGCCATCTCCGGAGGTCTGGAAGTGGCGTCCGACCGGCTGCTGGCGCTGATGAAAAAAGGCGTGACCGTGGACCAGGTGGCACGCGTGACCAAGGCGTTCTCGGAGGCCGGCATCCTGGTCCATGCCTATCTGATGTACGGCTTTCCCACGCAGACCGTGCAGGACACGGTGGACGCGCTCGAGTATGTGCGCCAGCTGTTCCTCAACGGCTGCATTCAAAGCGGCTTCTTTCACCGCTTCAGCTGCACCGTGCACTCGCCCGTGGGGCTCAACCCCGAGGAATACGGCATCGAGCTGCCGCCGCTGCCCGAGGGCAACTTTGCCAAGAACGACCGTCCCTTCATCGATCCCACGGGCGTCGATCACGACGCACTGGGCGCGGCGCTCAAGAAGGCCATCTACAACTTCATGCACGGCATAGCGCTGGAGGAGGATGTGCGCATGTGGTTCCCGTTCAAGGTGCCCAAGCCCACGGTCAAGCGCGATCGCATTGCGCGCGCGCTGCAGCAGAAGCAATGA
- a CDS encoding solute carrier family 23 protein — MGMFQWTERSSDVLQGGGVIGPDERLPWTQTGLMGIQHVIAMFGSTVLAPILMGFDPNLAVLMSGIGTLIFFLITGGKVPSYLGSSFAFIGVVNIATGYVASQGPANANIGVALGGIIACGFVYMLVGLLVQMVGTAWIERFMPPVVTGAVVAIIGLNLASIPIKNMASNNFESWMQALTFVSVALVAVFTRGMLQRLLILIGLIIASVLYAVFTNGLGWGKPVDLSGVLNAAWFGIPSFHAPVFTSNAMLLIVPVVIILVAENLGHIKAVTAMTGKNLDQYMGRAFIGDGVATMVSGAAGGTGVTTYAENIGVMAATRIYSTAVFFVAALLAVLLGFSPKFGALIQAIPLPVMGGVSIVVFGLIAIAGAKIWVDNKVDFSDTKNLIVAAITLILGTGEFTLRFGEFALGGIGCATFGAIILYALLTMGERKSETKVQAK, encoded by the coding sequence ATGGGAATGTTTCAATGGACGGAGCGATCGTCCGATGTCTTGCAGGGCGGTGGCGTCATCGGCCCCGATGAGCGACTGCCCTGGACGCAGACCGGTTTGATGGGTATCCAGCACGTGATCGCCATGTTTGGCTCCACCGTGCTGGCCCCTATCCTCATGGGGTTCGATCCCAATCTGGCGGTGTTGATGAGCGGCATCGGCACGCTGATCTTCTTTCTCATCACCGGCGGCAAGGTGCCCAGCTATCTGGGCTCTTCCTTTGCCTTCATCGGCGTGGTCAACATCGCCACCGGCTACGTGGCCAGCCAGGGACCTGCCAACGCCAATATCGGCGTGGCGCTGGGCGGCATCATTGCCTGCGGCTTTGTCTACATGCTGGTCGGCCTGCTGGTGCAGATGGTGGGAACGGCCTGGATCGAACGCTTCATGCCGCCCGTGGTGACGGGCGCCGTGGTGGCCATCATCGGCCTGAACCTGGCCTCGATTCCCATCAAGAACATGGCGTCCAACAACTTCGAATCCTGGATGCAGGCGCTGACCTTTGTATCTGTGGCGCTGGTGGCCGTGTTCACGCGCGGCATGCTGCAGCGCCTGCTGATTCTGATCGGCCTGATCATTGCCAGTGTGCTCTATGCCGTCTTCACCAACGGCCTGGGCTGGGGCAAGCCCGTGGATCTGAGCGGCGTGCTCAATGCCGCCTGGTTCGGCATTCCCAGCTTTCATGCGCCGGTGTTCACCAGCAATGCCATGCTGCTGATCGTGCCTGTGGTCATCATCCTGGTGGCCGAGAACCTGGGCCATATCAAGGCCGTGACGGCCATGACGGGCAAGAACCTGGACCAGTACATGGGCCGTGCCTTCATCGGTGACGGCGTGGCCACCATGGTCTCCGGCGCAGCCGGCGGCACGGGCGTGACCACCTATGCCGAAAACATCGGCGTGATGGCGGCGACCCGCATCTACTCCACGGCCGTGTTCTTTGTGGCGGCCCTGCTGGCCGTGCTGCTGGGCTTCTCGCCCAAGTTCGGTGCGCTGATCCAGGCCATTCCCCTGCCCGTGATGGGCGGTGTCTCCATCGTGGTGTTCGGCCTGATCGCCATTGCCGGCGCCAAGATCTGGGTGGACAACAAGGTGGACTTCTCCGACACCAAGAATCTGATTGTGGCTGCCATCACCCTGATCCTGGGCACCGGAGAATTCACGCTGAGGTTTGGCGAATTCGCGCTGGGCGGCATCGGCTGCGCCACCTTTGGCGCCATCATCCTGTATGCACTGCTGACCATGGGCGAGCGCAAATCTGAAACCAAGGTACAGGCCAAGTGA